From Aspergillus chevalieri M1 DNA, chromosome 4, nearly complete sequence, a single genomic window includes:
- a CDS encoding putative monooxygenase (COG:I;~EggNog:ENOG410PH9Z;~InterPro:IPR036188,IPR002938;~PFAM:PF13450;~go_function: GO:0071949 - FAD binding [Evidence IEA]) — protein sequence MSQSPQDLRIAILGAGMGGLTCALALAQRGFKNIDVYEYASDLGFVGAGIQLAPNMARVLDNLGVWKGIEAEAVNILDTSVRVGATDTQLAHVDLKYIEKTYGYPHMVGHRHSLANGLYSGCKQHPAINFHFSTEAETIDSFGPKPSFTATPRNGSGSYRIEADVILAADGIKSKSRVEMLKRLNINVGIKDTNQAAYRIMIHKDQIKDDPELLDLINSTRVTRWIGEKRHIIAYPVSNNNIYNLSTTQPDSNFAAATNATYTTKGSKSAMLGVFSDFCPMVQRMLNYVPEGEVCEWKLRVHDPLPTWIHGSVALVGDACHPTLPHLAQGAAQAIEDGAVLAVVLSRLPNTQPDSINKALRVYEKVRKQRAYALVDLAAASGRALHLGEGAAKEQRDKQFAALRQGKGPVPDKWADADVQREIYGFDCTKVTEEEFEGLFNGM from the exons ATGTCGCAATCACCACAAGATCTCCGCATCGCCATCCTGGGCGCCGGAATGGGCGGTCTAACCTGTGCCCTGGCTCTGGCACAACGCGGCTTCAAGAATATCGATGTTTATGAATATGCATCGGACTTGGGATTTGTCGGGGCTGGTATCCAGCTCGCGCCGAATATGGCTCGTGTGCTTGATAATCTTGGCGTGTGGAAGGGGATTGAGGCTGAGGCCGTTAATATTCTTGATACTAGTGTTCGAG TCGGCGCAACGGATACCCAACTCGCCCATGTTGATCTGAAATACATCGAGAAGACATACGGCTACCCGCACATGGTTGGCCACCGGCATTCCCTCGCTAACGGTCTCTACAGCGGCTGCAAGCAGCACCCAGCCATCAACTTCCACTTCTCGACCGAGGCAGAGACCATTGACTCCTTCGGCCCTAAACCATCCTTCACAGCAACCCCCCGCAACGGCAGCGGGTCCTACCGCATCGAAGCAGACGTGATCCTCGCCGCAGACGGCATCAAGAGCAAGTCGCGCGTGGAGATGCTCAAACGCCTAAACATCAACGTCGGCATCAAAGACACCAACCAAGCCGCCTACCGAATCATGATCCACAAGGACCAAATCAAAGACGATCCCGAGCTCCTAGACCTTATCAACAGCACCCGCGTGACCCGCTGGATCGGCGAAAAGCGCCATATCATCGCCTACCCAGtctccaacaacaacatcTACAACCTCTCCACGACACAGCCAGACAGTAACTTCGCAGCCGCCACAAATGCAACATACACAACCAAGGGCTCCAAATCAGCTATGTTGGGTGTCTTCTCCGACTTCTGCCCCATGGTCCAGCGCATGCTCAACTACGTCCCCGAAGGCGAAGTCTGCGAATGGAAGCTCCGCGTCCACGACCCCCTCCCAACATGGATCCACGGGTCTGTCGCTCTTGTCGGCGACGCATGTCACCCAACCCTCCCACATCTCGCACAAGGCGCAGCGCAAGCCATCGAAGATGGCGCCGTACTTGCTGTCGTCCTCTCGCGCCTCCCTAACACCCAACCAGACTCGATTAACAAGGCACTCCGCGTATACGAGAAGGTGCGCAAGCAGCGTGCATACGCGCTCGTCGATCTCGCAGCTGCATCTGGACGGGCACTGCATCTGGGTGAAGGCGCGGCGAAGGAGCAAAGAGATAAGCAGTTTGCGGCGCTGAGGCAGGGCAAGGGGCCTGTGCCGGACAAGTGGGCGGATGCGGATGTGCAGAGGGAGATTTATGGGTTTGATTGTACGAAGGTGACTGAGGAGGAGTTTGAGGGTTTATTTAATGGGATGTAG
- a CDS encoding uncharacterized protein (COG:G;~EggNog:ENOG410PVSH;~InterPro:IPR020846,IPR011701,IPR036259;~PFAM:PF07690;~TransMembrane:12 (i12-38o50-73i80-98o104-126i138-157o169-189i223-243o263-282i294-311o317-342i354-372o384-405i);~go_function: GO:0022857 - transmembrane transporter activity [Evidence IEA];~go_process: GO:0055085 - transmembrane transport [Evidence IEA]), translating to MAHPEGGLIANLVVLGSFCSITGGLGLMNSIGIYQAYISTHQLSSLSHSQISWIFGVYNFLIFFGGLQIGPIFDAKGPRALMWIGSGLLVVMFVALGFCEKYWHFFVVLGVLGGIGTSFIFIVPVASIGHFFLRRRGAATGLAMAGGSIGGVIFPIMLEKLAPKIGFAWATRAIGLVTLVLLFIGCLLVRGRQPEPLPSPESPPEKPKPKHELIRSLLPDLTILANPLLALTTAGVFLIEWGFFIPLEYITSYALYYSISPDLAYLMVVFFNAGSFPGRWIPGILADKVGRYNMLIYTNVLALVAVLGIWMPAQGNVAATIVFAVVFGFASGSNISLVPVCVGELCPTEAYGRYYTTVYTIVSLGALTGVPIAGEIIQRTNGEYWGLIAFAGCSYAAGLLCFIAVKLLQ from the exons ATGGCACACCCCGAAGGAGGTCTCATCGCTAACCTCGTCGTCCTAGGCAGCTTCTGCTCCATCACCGGCGGTCTAGGGCTAATGAACAGCATCGGCATCTACCAAGCCTACATCAGCACGCACCAACTCTCCTCCCTTTCGCATTCCCAAATCAGCTGGATTTTCGGCGTCTACAActtcctcatcttcttcggcggCTTGCAAATCGGCCCTATCTTCGATGCCAAGGGGCCTCGTGCCCTCATGTGGATAGGCTCGGGATTGCTTGTGGTCATGTTTGTAGCCCTGGGTTTCTGCGAGAAGTACTGGCACTTCTTCGTTGTACTGGGGGTCCTCGGTGGTATCGGCACatcattcatcttcatcgtcccTGTCGCTAGTATCGGACATTTCTTCCTACGGCGTCGCGGCGCAGCGACAGGCCTAGCAATGGCCGGAGGTAGTATCGGTGGAGTAATCTTCCCAATTATGTTGGAAAAGCTAGCGCCAAAAATAGGCTTCGCCTGGGCCACGCGAGCCATCGGGCTAGTAaccctcgtcctcctcttcatcggcTGTCTCCTCGTCCGCGGCCGGCAACCTGAGCCCTTACCGTCTCCGGAATCCCCGCCCGAGAAACCTAAACCCAAACACGAATTGATCAGATCCCTCCTCCCCGACCTGACCATCCTTGCAAACCCGCTCCTAGCCCTGACAACTGCTGGcgtcttcctcatcgaaTGGGGCTTTTTCATTCCCCTCGAATACATAACCTCGTACGCCCTCTACTACTCCATATCCCCGGACCTCGCTTACTtgatggtcgttttcttCAATGCGGGTTCCTTCCCCGGTCGGTGGATCCCTGGCATCCTCGCTGATAAAGTCGGGCGGTACAATATGCTGATTTATACAAATGTGCTGGCTCTGGTTGCGGTGTTGGGGATCTGGATGCCAGCGCAGGGGAATGTGGCTGCGACGATTGTGTTCGCGGTAGTGTTTGGGTTTGCGAGTGGGAGTAATATTAGCCTTGTGCCGGTTTGTGTGGGCGAGTTGTGTCCGACGGAGGCGTATGGGCGGTATTATACGACTGTCTATACGATTGTCAGCTTGGG GGCTTTGACTGGGGTTCCGATTGCTGGGGAGATTATTCAAAGGACTAATGGGGAATACTGGGGGTTGATTGCGTTTGCTGGATGCTCGTATGCAGCTGGGCTATTGTGCTTTATCGCTGTTAAGCTCCTACAATGA